The Mesorhizobium sp. AR02 genomic interval CGCAGGAGGCGCGCGAGAAGGGCATCGAGACGATCTACCAGGATCTCGCGCTCGCCGACAATCTGTCGATCGGCGCCAACATCTTCCTTGGCCGCGAACCGATGCGCAAGGCATTCGGCTTCCTGCCGGTGCTCGACCGCAAGGCCATGGCCGAGGCGGCCAAGGCGACGATGGGGCGGCTGGACTTCCATGTCAGCCGGCTCGAGGCTCCGGTCAGTAATTTCTCCGGTGGCCAGCGACAGGCGGTCGCCATCGGCCGCGCCGTCTACTGGGATGCGCAGATACTGATCATGGACGAGCCGACCGCCGCCCTTGGCGTGCCCGAACAGCGCAAGGTGATTTCACTGATCCATCAGCTCAAGGCGCAAGGCCGAGGGGTGATCTTCATCTCGCACAATCTGCAGGACATCTTTGCAGTCTCGGACCGCATCGTCGTGCTGCGGCGCGGCGTCCAGGCCGGCGAGCGCAAGATCTCCGAGACCAACCATGACGAAGTCGTCAAGCTGATGGTCGGCGGATAAGGTGAGTTGATATTCAGCCGGTCTGCAAATGCTCCGCCTGACCTGAATCTCAACACACCTTAGATCGTCAATTGCTTAGCCGGCATCGCGATTGGTCAATGCGATGTGGCAACAGCCGGAGCCGTGGCCTGGCGTCCAGGTGATGTTGTCGAAGCGCACGCCCGTCGCCTCGAACAGGCCACGGTCGAAGGCGCCGGCGATGCGGCAGAGCGTGGAGAGTTTTTCGTCGCCAACGCCGGCCTCGACCCAGGCATCCTTCAGCGGGCAGCGCTTCACCTTGAAGGCGATCCGGTCATCGCCCCGTTCGATATCGGTTGGATACATCAGGCCGCCATCCGGGCTGACGGCCAGGAAGGCCTCGCCGATGACGCGCGCATCGTTGGCGCCGAAGCTGGCGAAGGCCGCTGCCGCCACTTCCTTGCCGCGCTGCTCGATGGCGCGGACCATGATCGCCTCGGCTTTTTCGGCGCCCAGCTCTCCGGTCAGTTCGTCGAGGAACAGGCGGTAGAGATCGGCGCGGTTGCGGAACGCGGAATCGAGTTCGCGCGACAGCTTTTCGGCTCTGGCTTCGGGGTCGGTCATGATGCGTCCTGCGTGGTTCTTTTGAGCTTTGGCGCTGATGCCACCAGTGCCTTGCCGATGGCCGATTGCGGCGCGTCGATCACGGCACGGGCGTCGCCGCTCTCGGCAATCCGCCCGGCATCGAGAAGGACGACGCGGTGGGCGATGGCACGGACGACGCCGAGATCATGTGAAATGAAGAGATAGGCGATCCGTTCCTGCCTCTGTAGGTCGAGCAGAAGGTCGAGGATCTGGCCGCGCACCGAGACGTCGAGGGCCGACACCGCCTCGTCCAGCACGATCAGCGACGGTTTGGTTGCGATGGCGCGGGCGATAGCGACGCGCTGCCGTTGGCCGCCGGAGATTTCATGGATGGCGCGCGGCGCAAGCTCGGCCGTCAGGCCGACGCGCTCGAGCAAGGCGGCGATGCGGCGCGGGCGCTCGGCGCTGGAGGCGATGCCATGGATGCGCAAGGGATCGTCGAGCACGCGCGCCACGGTGGCGCGTGGGTTGGAGGCAGCAAGCGGATCCTGGAACACCATTTGCAGGCGGGCGCGACGTGCACGCAAGGCGGCGCCACGCAAGGCTAGGAAGTCATCCCCCTCGAATTCAATGGCGCCGGCGTCCGGCTCGATCAGGCGCAGCACCAGCCGGGCGATCGTCGACTTGCCGCTGCCGGAGGGGCCGGCCAGCGCCAGTGTTTCGCCGGGATCGATATGAAAAGAGACGTCGTCGACGGCGATGACGGTGTTACCGCCGCGACGGTAGCGCTTGGTGAGGTTGGACACTGCGAGCAGGCTCATGCGTGCAGCCCGACCCGGTTCAGCAATGGTTCGGCGTCGAGGCCGATATGGGCGTCGAGCAGGGTGCGGGTGTAGGTTTGCGTTGGGGCGCCGACAATCTGTGCCGTCGTGCCAAGCTCGACCAATTGACCATGGCGGAACACGGCGATGCGCTCGGCAAGCTCGGCCGCCAGCGCGATGTCGTGGCTGATGAACAGCAGCGTCATGCCATCCTCGGCCACCAGCCGCCGGATCAAGCCGACGATCTCGGCCTGCACGATGGTGTCGAGCGCACTGGTCGCCTCATCGGCGATCAGCAATTTCGGCCCGGCCGCGATTGCCGCGGCAATCGCCACGCGCTGCTTCTGGCCGCCGGAGAGCTGATGCGGGAAGGCGCGCAGGGCTGAGTCTGGGTCGGGCAGGCGGACACGTTCGAGCAGGGTTTTGGCTTTTGCATAGGCCTGCGGCCATGCGAGGCCGAGATGCGTATGCGCGACTTCGGCAATCTGTTTGCCGACGGTCATGACGGGATCGAGGCTGGCGGACGGATCCTGGAAGACGAAGCCGATGTCGCGGCCGAGGAGGGGTGTGCGGCCAAGGCTGGGCCATTCAATTCTTCCGCCAACCGCCGAAGATGCCGGCAGCAACCTCGCAATCGCCAGTGCCAGCGTGCTCTTGCCCGAGCCGCTTTCGCCGATAATGGCCAGACGCTCGCCAGCCATGATGTCGAGGCTGATGTTCCTCAACGCCGCCACCTCGCCGCCGTCGCGGCGGTAGGTCACCGTCAGGTCGCGGATCGACGCCAGCACGGTCACGACAGGCCTCTTCGAACCGCTGTCGTTTCGACGATGCCTTCGCCGGCCAGATAGACGCCCAGCACCGTCAGCACCAGCGCTATGCCCGGGACGATCGACAGGAAGGGCGCGGTGCGCAGGACGGCGCGGCCTTCGGCTATCATGCCGCCCCAGGTGACCCTGTTGGGGTCGCCGAGGCCGAGGAAGGACAGCGCCGCTTCGGTGAGGATCGCGGCGGCGACGATCACCGACGACATCGCCAGCACCGGCGGCAAGGCGTTGGGCAGCACTTCGCGAAAGGCGATTTCGAGCGGATGCATGCCGATGGCACGGGCACTGGCGATATAGTCGCGTTCGCGGATGGAGAGGACTTCGGCGCGGGCAATTCGAGCCGGGCCGGTCCAGGTGCCGAGCGCTATTGCCGCAACGACGACGCCGAGCGACGGCCCGACAACGCTGACGAAGGCCAGCGCCAGCAGGAAGCTCGGCACGGTCTGGAAGGCATCGGTGATGCGCATCAGTACCTCGTCGACGAGGCCGCCGGCAAAGCCGGCCAGCGTGCCGACCACCGAGCCGATGGCCAGTGCAGCCGCCGCTGCCGCTAGCCCGACGGCAAGCGAGGTGCGGGCGCCGTGGAACAGTTCGGCCAGCACGTCGCGGCCGAGCCGGTCGGTGCCGAGCGGTAGCGACCAGTCCTGGAAGGGCGGCAGCAGCGCCGGGCCGGCGATGGCTTGTGGGTCGCCGGGAAACAGCAGCGCGGCCGACAGCGCCATCGCGATCAGCGCAGCCAGAAGGATGGCGCCGGCGACCGCCTCGGGCGTGCGCAGGAAACGGCGGAGCGGGCTCATGCGCCGGCCTCGCTGGCGCCAACGCGCGGATCGAGGAAGGCGTAGGCGATGTCGACGAGCAGGTTGATGACGATGACCAGGACGGCGCTGACGAGGATGATGCCGAGCAGCAGCGGCGTGTCGCGCGAAGCCACCGCTTCCTGCGCCAGTCGGCCGAGGCCTGGCACGGAAAAGACGCTCTCGATGACGACGCTGCCGCCCAGCATCTGCGCCGATTGCAGGCCGAGCATGGTGACCAGCGGCAGCAGCGCGTTGCGGGCGACATGGGCGAGCACGATGCGGCGGCGCGAAAGCCCCCTGGCGCGGGCGGCGAGCACAAAATCCTGCCGCCAGGCCTCGGCCATGCCGGCGCGCATCATGCGCAGATAGAGCGCCAGATAGATGAAGCCGAGCGCGGAAACCGGCAGGATGAGATGGATGGCGATGTCGGTTGCGCGGTCGAGACCGGTCTTGTCGGATGCCAGTGTCTCGATGCCGCCGATCGGCAGCCAGCGCAGGTCGACGGCGAAGACGACGATCAGCACCAGGCCAAGCCAGAAACCCGGCACGGCATAAAGCGCCAGCGAGCCGATCGACAGAAAGCGATCGCGGAAACTGCCGGGCTTGGCGCCGGCATAGATGCCGAGCGCGGAACCCAACCCGAAGGACAGCGCGGTGGCGCTGACCATCAACAGCAGCGTGTTGGGCAGGCGCTCGAGGATCACGTCGCGGATCGGTCTGGAGAAGGTCACCGACTGGCCGAGATCCAGATGCAGCAGCGCCCAGAGATAGTTGGCCAGCCGCGTCAGCTCCGACTGGTCGAGGCCCCAGCGATGGCGCAGCAATTCGATCATGCCGGCGTCGCCGCCGGTCGAGACGATGTAGGCGTCGACGGCGTCGCCGGGCGCGGCTTCGAGCAAAAGGAAGGTGCCGATGACGACGATCAGCAGCACGAAGACGCTGCCGACGAGGCGGCGACGGAGGAGGATGAGGGCGCGGGTCATGGAGGCGACATGACGCTGTGCCGATCGAGAGAAGTGCGGTGTCTAGGCACCCCCCTCTGTCCTGCCGGACATCTCCCCCGCAAGGGGGGAGATTGGATGTCACCTCTGCTTTCGCTAACCTTGGAACCCGAATTTGCGCGACGGCGAAACTGCCGATCTCCCCCCTTGCGGGGGAGATGTCCGGCAGGACAGAGGGGGGTGTGACGGAACTCGGCCTTAGGCCATGTCTCACCACCGATTTTTTCGCGAACTTTCATCCGCGCGAATGTGTCACGATTCCAGATAGGTGTCCGCCCAGTTCGACACCGCCCAGCGCGGGTTGTTGGCGATGTTGCCGACCGTGTCGCGGGCAACACTGATGAAACTCCATTCGGCGACATTGATCAGCGGCAGGTCGGCTGCCACTTCCTTCTGGAACTCCTTGTAGAGGTCGGTTCGGGCCGTGGTGTCGAGCGTTTCCGAGGCCTTGGCGATGAGCGCGTCGAGCGCGTCGTTCTTGTAGCCGCCCTGGTTGGAGAATGGCACGCCGTCGGGAATGCCGCTCTGCACCAGGATGGTGGTGGAGATCGCCGGGTCGCCGCGGAACACCGGCGGGCCGACGGCGAGATCGAAGGCGTGGTCGGTGTAGACGGCCTTGATGTGCGCGGCGGAGTCGTTGTTGACCAGCTGCGCGTCGATGCCGATGGCTGCGAGCGCCTGGCGCAGATAGTCGCCGAACTGTTTTGTCTCGTTGAAATAGGGCGCCGGCAGAAGTTTCAGCGCAAAGCGCTTGCCGTCCGGGCCTTTCTTGTAGCCGGCCTCGTCGAGCAGCGCGTTGGCCTTGGCGACATCGAAGGCGTAGGTCGGCACGCCGGCGGTGTAGAATTGCGGATCGTTCTTCGGCACCGGGCCGGTGGCGGTGGCGGCATAGCCGAGGAACACCGTCTTGACGACGAAATCCTTATCGATGGCATGCGCGATCGCCTGCCGCACCTTCA includes:
- a CDS encoding ATP-binding cassette domain-containing protein, translated to MNSSNQTTPLLEVRNLSKHFGAVRALNDFSMAVRPGEVVALAGDNGAGKTTLIKAISGVFQPTGGEILLRGQPVTFATPQEAREKGIETIYQDLALADNLSIGANIFLGREPMRKAFGFLPVLDRKAMAEAAKATMGRLDFHVSRLEAPVSNFSGGQRQAVAIGRAVYWDAQILIMDEPTAALGVPEQRKVISLIHQLKAQGRGVIFISHNLQDIFAVSDRIVVLRRGVQAGERKISETNHDEVVKLMVGG
- a CDS encoding L-2-amino-thiazoline-4-carboxylic acid hydrolase, translating into MTDPEARAEKLSRELDSAFRNRADLYRLFLDELTGELGAEKAEAIMVRAIEQRGKEVAAAAFASFGANDARVIGEAFLAVSPDGGLMYPTDIERGDDRIAFKVKRCPLKDAWVEAGVGDEKLSTLCRIAGAFDRGLFEATGVRFDNITWTPGHGSGCCHIALTNRDAG
- a CDS encoding ABC transporter ATP-binding protein, producing MSLLAVSNLTKRYRRGGNTVIAVDDVSFHIDPGETLALAGPSGSGKSTIARLVLRLIEPDAGAIEFEGDDFLALRGAALRARRARLQMVFQDPLAASNPRATVARVLDDPLRIHGIASSAERPRRIAALLERVGLTAELAPRAIHEISGGQRQRVAIARAIATKPSLIVLDEAVSALDVSVRGQILDLLLDLQRQERIAYLFISHDLGVVRAIAHRVVLLDAGRIAESGDARAVIDAPQSAIGKALVASAPKLKRTTQDAS
- a CDS encoding ABC transporter ATP-binding protein, yielding MTVLASIRDLTVTYRRDGGEVAALRNISLDIMAGERLAIIGESGSGKSTLALAIARLLPASSAVGGRIEWPSLGRTPLLGRDIGFVFQDPSASLDPVMTVGKQIAEVAHTHLGLAWPQAYAKAKTLLERVRLPDPDSALRAFPHQLSGGQKQRVAIAAAIAAGPKLLIADEATSALDTIVQAEIVGLIRRLVAEDGMTLLFISHDIALAAELAERIAVFRHGQLVELGTTAQIVGAPTQTYTRTLLDAHIGLDAEPLLNRVGLHA
- a CDS encoding ABC transporter permease; this translates as MSPLRRFLRTPEAVAGAILLAALIAMALSAALLFPGDPQAIAGPALLPPFQDWSLPLGTDRLGRDVLAELFHGARTSLAVGLAAAAAALAIGSVVGTLAGFAGGLVDEVLMRITDAFQTVPSFLLALAFVSVVGPSLGVVVAAIALGTWTGPARIARAEVLSIRERDYIASARAIGMHPLEIAFREVLPNALPPVLAMSSVIVAAAILTEAALSFLGLGDPNRVTWGGMIAEGRAVLRTAPFLSIVPGIALVLTVLGVYLAGEGIVETTAVRRGLS
- a CDS encoding ABC transporter permease is translated as MTRALILLRRRLVGSVFVLLIVVIGTFLLLEAAPGDAVDAYIVSTGGDAGMIELLRHRWGLDQSELTRLANYLWALLHLDLGQSVTFSRPIRDVILERLPNTLLLMVSATALSFGLGSALGIYAGAKPGSFRDRFLSIGSLALYAVPGFWLGLVLIVVFAVDLRWLPIGGIETLASDKTGLDRATDIAIHLILPVSALGFIYLALYLRMMRAGMAEAWRQDFVLAARARGLSRRRIVLAHVARNALLPLVTMLGLQSAQMLGGSVVIESVFSVPGLGRLAQEAVASRDTPLLLGIILVSAVLVIVINLLVDIAYAFLDPRVGASEAGA